aggctctttatttagtttcaggtctctctaagggtgctcattgaaagatcttagagtcaaaaattcattacgaccatttaagattaaatgataagaaaaacaagatcttcgcaccgattcaaaagaattcaaaattggaacacttatttttttttacataattttcttttttatttaatttcttaatccaTTTacgttatttaattaattattcatttatctatttatttaggtctttttatttatatattttactctttatatgttttttttaatctacctaataaaacacaagggtgtgagGACCACACAAACATAAGTTGAAAGAAGGCTGAGATTCATTTCATCCAATGACTGATGTGTGCTcttcaactctcttaagaaaacacccacactcttacaaatatattacaaaatgcCATCGTTTTTTTACCCATTGCTTGGCTTCTGGTgttggcataaaaaaataaaaaaatattacaaaaatgcccgtaTGTAGTGCCGTAGGTATGAGCAAGTACTAGTATTATATAcgtgagtaatttttttaattttataattcttttatgttgttgaatttattaattttgtatttatttatatcttttatctattttatttctaaccaTTTATTCAGATTTCCTTTTATCGttttatcttcaactataaccaCTTATTTATTTTCACTCTTCGACGAAATTAGTAGAAGTTATATTTTaatattcatttattaattaaaattagtacaagttatattttaattattcatttattaattaaaattatagtaagaagtcttttaaaagtaaaacaaaaaaaactagtaaaattaaaaaaaaaaactaaaacaataattaaagtcttttaaaagtaaaacaaaaaaactggtaaaagtaaaacaaaaagaaaagggaatagtaattaaagtattttaaaagtaaaaagaaaaactagcataagtaaaaaaaaaaaaaaagacaaaacaataattaaagtcttttaaaggtaaaacaaaaaaaaaactagtaaaagtaagaaaagaaaagaaaaggaaacagtaattaaagtcttttaaaagtaaaaaaaaaaagtagtataagtaaaaaaatagacaaaactGGGGGGAAGAGGAGGGGCAAGGGAGGAAAGATGGTGGGGTACGGAGGGgaggggtgtgtcagggggggtgcAAAAAGAGACTCTCATGCTACAACCCTTTTATGCACTGGAGTTTTGGTACtaacaaaaactgttttgacattattattttccttcttttttgctaaaagacaaaaaagaagaaggtgtagatataaaaaagaagagtgaaaataATTTCTCTTCGAGAAACGAAACACCATTTATTTTCCTAAACCACATAAGAGAAATCACAGGTTTCCTTCGCAGAAAATGTATGCATAtatcaacaaaaatgaaaaggtcACTATATTTGTCTAAGACAGCACACCACTTCGAATGGTATTCTTTTCCTTCTGATTTTCCTCCACAAATCCACATGCCTTTAACTTCCTGTCCTCCACCACAAGCCTATCATGACGACTACAACTTAAAGATATGTCTCGGTCCATTGGTCAGGCTTAAGCCGACTCTAACCCCGCTTAGCTCGGTTGGGAGTAATCTCTTAGGATTCATATGTGTGGAAATAGATGCTAAAAGCACGGAATCAGCTGCGGCTCGACCCAATTTCACAATATAAATAGAGGGGATCTGAAAGTATGATATGTTTTGGCTCAAGCTCAAACTCCCAAAACAACAGAAAATAAACACGGAGCAAGAAGAAAAACCATTGAGCTTTCCTCGGCAACTTTCCCTTGTTAAGATAAGAGTATAGGGCTGAAAAGAGTGCTTTGTAACTACAGCGCTAACGCCCAACCTAGAGACAGGGCCCTCTCTTGCTTGTTGGCGCTTTACTaataaaataagataaaaagGGCTTTTTCAGCTTGATCATAATCGAGATGAGCTATCCAATACAATAATTTGATTTGACTTTTTAGCAGCCCCTGTTATCTCCATCTCCTTACTTGAACAATTGAACCAAAGAGGGGCCAAATCAAAGAAGATCGAATCCACAGCACACCCAATCAATTTATCAACCCCAAAGAAAGAGAATTTGCTGGCAAACCCAGAAACATGCATGCTCACTTATGGCAGAGGCATGTACAAGTACTACTATTCCTTTCGATTGATCATAACACCACCATTCTTCTCAAATGTAGTATTTGATGGCAAACCCAGAAAATGTTGGTTACAGTGCAGATAATTTTACAAGATATATGCGCGACAACCTACGACGTGattggaaatgagaatgttacAACACATTAGATTATAGTGCTGAGAACAGaagaaaacaaactaaaaagACTTCAACATCTACCTTCTTGCCCGTCAAAACTTCTACTACTGCTACATATGCTGCTGCCTAGAAAAGGGTGTGCAGGTAATTCTTGTCACCTCGGATTAAATTGTCTTCAAAATCCTTCTTTGGGATTTGACTCTGCTTATATTGCCCTCCCTAAAGGATCAAGAAAGCATTTCATAAGACAAACACAACAGAAGAGAAATTTAGCAATCCTTtctgagattaataaaattcttttagCTGTTCAAATTctaaagagaagagaaaattagTTTTGTGATGTAACATTTTCCGACTAGACTGTTTGAGTTTTACACAACAGATTTGACCTGTTTTCAATGCGAATATCAAAACAGTGAAATTTTGTTCCAATGATTGCTCAATTCAGGGGTAGTAAAGCGGTTGCTAAAGTTCCTCCTACTTAGTACCATTCTGAATGTTTTAACAGATATCATAGTTCATTACAGACATCCAACAGGCATGACATCACATTGATAAAACACGAATGCAGAGAATTATGGCAACTTACTGCAGGCTTGTGACAAGTTGACTTCCGATTTTGAGGGGCCCGGGCAACGACAGCAGCAGCAGCCACTCGTATCCTGAAAGAAGAATGATGCACACAAGTGAGCGTTGTATGAGTAGTGAACGCAAACAAACAACACACCCATCAAAGTCAGATCCTAATTACCTTTTATGGACATCAACATATACATCTGTCTCATCTACAATTTCCTCCTGCATTGATGGAACCCAAAATCATAAACTCAGGACGATTGATTGGctgagtaaaaaaataaagaaaaccaaaGCTTTTTGCAAGTATTAGTAATACTAGCATAAAAAGAACTGCACCAACCAAATGATTATAGACCATAGGAGGGCCTTGGCTAATAAAAGTAAGGAAATTTATTAACCTCCTCAAGTCAACCTCCTTGTGCATCAATTAAGAAACCTTAGAACAAAGCAAGGGATGGAGACCTTACTTGTAGAAGTTCTTCAAAAACATCCTCGAGCGTAATGATGCCAATGACTTCCCCATCTTCATAATCATCTGAGAAACGGGTCAAAGTGTTTGTCGAGGCAGCATTTTGCGGGaaatactttattttgtttGCAGGGATTGGCATTGAAACCTTATCAACGTCAAGGATTACACTATCTCCCTTTTCATGCAGGTTGGGTAACAAGGGGGTAGTTAATTCGGAATTCCCATTCCCGCTGTCAATTTGTTCAAAGTTCTCTCGTCCTAAAGCAGGTTGGGGTTTACTATTCTTCCCTTTGACCTTCACAACAGCTGCCATATGACTGCTTCCCTTCTGGAACTCATTGAGAATATCATACAAGGGCATATCTGCTGGAACCCTACCATATTCCGGCATTGGGTTACTATCTTAAATCAAACACAAGTAGACTACATAAAAAGGTGAACAAATGACATTTGAGTATACCTAGGCATTTTCCGAATGGAAACTGCACTAACTGGAGTCTCGGTTTCTGCTCGCACAGTGAGAAGATTTTTCACCTACCTCGCAAATAATTGTGAGTCAGAAAGAATTGGTCAATGCTACAACCAGATGGCTATTGATAATAGAAGTCataatcaacaaaaacaaatccaGACAATCTTCAAGTTTCCAGACCAACCAGTAAAAGTCCAATTATGTTAGTTGTGTTGCCAGAATAGACAGGAACACGGCTATGACCTCGTGCAAGAATTTTTCCAATTGCTTCCCTGCATAAAAAGATGTTATGCGGCATAGTAAGGGGCTGAAACAAAGATGTGTCCGATTCAAGAAATGAACCCTCCTAATTCACAGGCTGAACTTTCACCCAGttctttttcaatccaaaagctTCATACTCATGGTTTTGATGCAACATACCATAATGGAAGTAATGGATCGAAGACAGAAAAATATCATTTATGGTAGGGTTTGCGGGGACTAGCAAATGTCTTTTATTTTGCAGCTTCGCATTTGGATGATCATCTGAATAATCTTGTCACTTTTATCCGGTGTAAGCAGTGTGATGCATTTGCTAAATGGATTTCTTTATACGCAAATCACACACAAAGAGGTTCCAAGACTCCAATCCAAAAGACAAATCTCTTGGAATTGATAAAAACTCTTTCTGTGTAACATGTGGAAATCTACTGTTTGCATAAGTCTTCGGGAAAAGAAGTGTGTTGCTGCCATTAAGCTCACATGTGACTATCAGTGCATTCGGGTGCAGCAGCCAATGCCATCTGTATGACAGTATCATTGACAGCACACACAGCACATGCATGGAAGTGGATATAAAAACATCTTAGGAAGAGATGGAGGGAAGAGAAATAGAAGGGCTCCTCTGATATGGTAAACCAGAAGTTCAGCCCTCAAAACACTACATAATAATACTTGTTTTCCACTTACTTTTTTTTGATCTGGTGTTTTTGATTTGCAGGTAATACAAAAACATAATAGCTCCTTGACCATTTTGATTactcaagaaacacaagaagTAAGATTAGAGAAGGGGAACCAACTGTAAGAAAATAGAAAACTCACCAGTCTAATTTCGAATTGACATCTAAAGAAAATGTTGATTCAATAGGGGTCATAGCTTCCTCAGCAGTCTGCACATactccaaaacaaaaaccaaaatcttTCTGAGTCTTCCGACACTTAAACTATTCCAAAATGGACCAAGCACATGCAGATATGGTCACACATGACAGATTTTCCTTAAATTAGGGATGATGCAGAGATGCCTCATAATTAGATACTAGATCAACGCTAAACTGCAGGCGAACAATTATAAAGCATTGACACAGTCAAGCAGCAAACAGATATGAGCAAGTTTTCATTTAGAAACAACAGCAGACTTAGACAACAAAGAAATTCCACACCAATTCACGATCATAACCCTTTTAATTTCTAACTGCTACCAAAGTTAAACCCGAGAAGACATCAAAATTTCAACAATCATATTACAGGCTAATTAAAATCTTAAAGTTGAACCCAAGGCTTATCGCCTCTCGCATATGGCAGATCAGGGAATATGTAGTAGGTAGGCAGCTTCAACCCCACTTCTTCTGTGGAGGGACTGATTCTTGTGACTTGAACTTGCAACCACATGGCTGGTGGTGGATAC
The sequence above is a segment of the Rhododendron vialii isolate Sample 1 chromosome 13a, ASM3025357v1 genome. Coding sequences within it:
- the LOC131314178 gene encoding putative DUF21 domain-containing protein At1g03270 isoform X1, whose product is MRWVNALALALAGVARSAIVSDADDIEFGNPWWFVYAGVSCFLVLFAGIMSGLTLGLMSLGLVELEILQRSGTSTEKQQAAAILPVVQKQHQLLVTLLLCNACAMEALPIYLDKIFHPFVAVVLSVTFVLAFGEIIPQAICSRYGLAVGANFLWLVRILMIICYPIAYPIGKVLDAVLGHDDALFRRAQLKALVSIHGKEAGKGGELTHDETTIISGALDLTLKTAEEAMTPIESTFSLDVNSKLDWEAIGKILARGHSRVPVYSGNTTNIIGLLLVKNLLTVRAETETPVSAVSIRKMPRVPADMPLYDILNEFQKGSSHMAAVVKVKGKNSKPQPALGRENFEQIDSGNGNSELTTPLLPNLHEKGDSVILDVDKVSMPIPANKIKYFPQNAASTNTLTRFSDDYEDGEVIGIITLEDVFEELLQEEIVDETDVYVDVHKRIRVAAAAVVARAPQNRKSTCHKPAGGQYKQSQIPKKDFEDNLIRGDKNYLHTLF